The nucleotide window TCTCTGGTTCTGAACGCATCTTCACGTTGTCAGGGCTCTTCCTGGGTGGGGGCCTCCGAGGAGGTCCCTGCGGGCAGCTTGGCTGTGGTCTCGATCCCAggggttctcagagtgtggtccctaCATAGCAGCAGCATTACCTGGGAGCCTGTGAGAAATGGCTGTATTGCCCAGATGTCACACATTAGCCCAGGTGATCGTGTATTCAGGAGCCCGGAGCTGCCCCAGGAGATCCTATCAGAGCAGGTGTTTAATCTGGATATAGTTTTTgtcttattgtggtaaaatatacataacataatgTTTATCAACTGTTTATAAGTGTGCAATTCCATGGCATTAAATGCATTCACGATGTTGGCTTACCATCACCACTACCCATACCTGGCACTTTCGTCACCTCCAACAAAAGCCCCTTGTACCCACTAATAACCACCCCCCTCACCACCCCTCTCATCCCTcaggcaaccatcattctacatGCTAGAGTTCGGCGATTCTAGTATCTCCTGTAAGTGGAATCGTACaatgtgtgtccttctgtgtccgGCAAATAAGCCAGTGAAATAACACTTAGCATaagtgttttcaagattcatccattgGGAGCATATATCAGAATGTCCCTTTTTTAtaactgaatgatattccattgtctggatgttccacattttgtttattcacattcatccgtcgatggacacttgggttgtttccaccttttggctattttgagtaatgctgcaatgaacacgagTGAACAAGTATGTGCTCATGACCCTGGTTtcagttcttttgtttgtttgtttttgcttttgttttggccTCACCTTGCAgtttgtgggaccttagttccccgaccagggattaaacctgggccctcagcgcggagtccaaaccactggactgccagggaattccctgatttcagttctttttaatacttaggaatggaattgctgagaaaccaccaaacagttttccacagtggctgcactagtttacattcccaccagcaaagcaCGAGTGTTCCAGAtcctccacgtcctcaccaacgcttgctattttccctttttcttttactGTAACCAGTGATGTTTCTAAGTAGAAGTGTGTCTGTGGTCCTGATGTCGTTGCCTGCGGCTTCCGCAGCATGTGAGTGTCTTAGGCTAGAGGAGATGCTAGGTGGTTTTATCTAGAGGACCATCCAGGTCTCCCGGTGTGCCTCTCCTTGGGGATGCTGATTCCTCCAATGCCAGGTGGGGACCAGATGCCTGGGGATCTCCCTACACAATCCCCCCGTCACTGATCTCCTAGACAGTGGCCAAAGCAGCTGCTAGCCTCAccttcctctcccagcccctcccctgtccctggGGTTGGGAGTGACGGGTGGGACTCACCCCACagccacctccccctccccaagctcAGGGACTGGGCTTTCCAAAGGTCAAGGTTCCAGGGCTCTGAGGCAGGGGTGATGTTGTGGGAGAGACTTCAAGGTGGGTTTATAAaagcctggcttcaaatcctgctTTGGATTCGGGACACGTGCTCAACCGACCTGGGCCCCAGAGCATCCTTTCTCGTCTGCCTTTGAAGTGACACAGCCCTGCGGCTTGGTGACACGGGCAGATGCGATGCTTCTTAGGAAATCTCTCCAGGTTTCGCTCTGAGTGGGGGAGTAATGTGCATCAGCGAGTGGTCACCATGCAGCGTGGCCGAGCTCCCCCTGAGGCAGTGGACGGACGTGGGTGTACAGAGAGGGGCTCAATAGGGCGACCCACTCGTCCCACTTTTAGCACTGAGAGTCCTGCTTCTAGGGAAACCCCTGGGCCAACCAGGTGGCTGGTCACCCTCAGGATAAACCCAGTGTTTGCCTCCgcctgtgggtcagagaggtCCCAGGGCAGCTGATCTTGGGTGTGGGTGTGAAAACAATTTGTTAAGCAGACATTGGACTCCTTGATGCATCCGGTAAAGCGCTGATTCTTGATGCATCCGGCAAAGGGCTGATTCTTGGGTCTGGCTGGAGCTTGGTGGTCCTGGGGCTGCGGGAGCTGAGAGGCGGGAGGgtgaggggagcagagggaggggaggcGGGCGTGGAGGGTCACCCGACCCCTCTCTCATATGCTTTACTCATACCAGCCAGTCTCATTGCGTCGAGGCCAGAGCTGTACCtcgcacatagtaggtgctcaataaaccttTGTAGAATGAGTGAATGATCTCTTGCCTTCCCATCTCCCTGAGTGGCCCTTGGGCTCCTGGCAGGGGAGGTGGCTGTCTGAGCCGCCTGCACCTCCAGGTGCCCAGCAGAGAGAAGGGTACTCGGGAGGGGCTGGGTGACCAACCACAGGGGGCTCGGGGCCCAGCAGCGGGGGGCCAGAGGTAACACATCCCGGCTGACTGTGTCCTGCGTCCTCCGCCCACAGAGGCTCCAGCGGGAGAAGCAGCCCAGTAACTTGAACGACACCATCAAGGAGCTGTTCCAGGTGGTGCCCGGGAACGTGGACCCCCTGCTGGAGAAGAGTTTGGTGGGCTGCCGGCGCTGTGCCGTCGTGGGCAACTCTGGCAACCTGAGGGAGTCCTGGTACGGGCCTCAGATAGACAGTCACGACTTCGTGCTCAGGTGAGCGCCAGCCCCTCGCCCCCCAGGCCACCCCGCTGCCCCCCCGGGCCCCTGGAGCTGCAGGGGGCATCATGGGTCAGCGTCAGGAGGTCAAGACCCCAGTCCGGGTGTGCCCAGGCTTACCTGGGGACCCCGGGCCCCTCACtgccccctctgggcctcagtttccccatctgcattGCAGATGGACCAACAGGGCCTCTCTGGACGGAGAGAAAAACCATACACAGAGGTACCCAGGGGGCTGGGAGCTTGGCCTTGAGAGGCCTGGCCAGAGGGCAAGACTAACTTGAGGACTCTTGTTTAATCTTTAAAATCCATCCctgtctgggaattccctggtggtccagtggttaggactcggcactctcactgccaggggccggggttcgatccctggtctgggaactaagatcccgcaagccacacagccaaaaaaataaataaaataaaagccatctCTGTTTTGCCATCTAGGCCATAACATAACTATAtacttttaatgtaaaatatgttTCCCTGTCACCAAGTAAAATGGATATTCCAGGAAGATGCCCCACGTCTCTCCCGTGTTTCTTGTCATCCCCACACCAGTCACCCGACCCAGGGGCACCAGTGACTCAGACGAGAAGCACAGGCACCTTCTAGAACCATCCCCTGTTTCTGTGGTCTCTGACTTTATGTCTTTAGACCACTCACCTGGCCTCGGGCAGCCTCAGTGTACCTGGTGTCCAGTGGGAATGTCCATGGTGAGGGGGAAAGAGTCAGGTTCAGGGTCAGACAGGCCCTGAGTTCAAGGCTGCCTCTGGGTTACTCTGTGTCCTGGGATAAATTCTTTGAGCTCAGATTTCTTTGGCCGTAAAAACAGGACCATAAAGTACGTACTGGACACCATCATCGTTAAGGGTTAATGATGTGTGTCACTGCACCAGGACAGAGTAGGCCATCGGTGGTGGCGATGGTCAGGCTCACTCGAGatcataaatgagaaaaaagtagCAAAAGCCTCTGAGCTGTGCCACagttgcccccattttacagatgaggaagttggggCCCAGCGAAAGGGGCACAGCGCAGCCTCGTGGAGCTGAAGCTGACCCTCAGAATCGGTGCCCCAGTGTGATGCctgtcctttctccctccccctcccaggatGAACAAGGCCCCCACGGCAGGGTTTGAGGCCGACGTGGGCAGCAAGACCACCCACCACCTCGTGTACCCCGAGAGCTTCCGGGAGCTGGCGGAGAACGTCAGCATGGTCCTGGTCCCCTTCAAGACCACCGACCTGCAGTGGGTGATCAGCGCTACCACCACGGGCACCATCTCCCAGTGAGTCCCCTCGGGGCGTCCGGATGAGGGTCACTGCTTGTCCCGCTACTGCCCCTTGCTGTGTGAGGGCCTCTGAGACCCCGCCATGCTGTTCCACCCCCTACAGCCATGCTCGTGCTGTTCCTCCCCCGgaacacctcccctccccaggcctcctcctggAGGGCAGAGCCCCAGTCCCCCGGCCGCCTCCAGACCCTCCGGCTCTTCTTGGTACCCCTCCTCCCATCACCCCGATGCACCCGGAGCTCCGGCCTTCCTGTTCCTCGCGACTTCCCGCTCCCCCGAATAGACCTCCCAGGTTTGCTTCCCCAGACACCCTGGAAGCCCTTCGGGAGAGGGAGCCCCGCTGGAAAGGACACAGCACGTGTTAGTTCTGACCCCGTCCTCATCTCTGGGCTGCTCCCCGTTGATGACAGCCTCCGCCCACCCCCGCTTCGCAAACCGTCAGAATGGCGCCGGCTGGGCTGGGGGGCGCGGGCGGGGAGACCGGGCGAGGAGCACGTCGGCTCCGGCGGCCTTGAGCACCGAGGCGCTCACATCTTCTGATTTGTTCCGGGCACTTGGCACGGGACTCAGTGAATTCCCGCTAGTCCTTCTCATGACCCCCGTCCTCCAGGGAGGCCCGGAGGCTTGGCCCCTACGCAGAGCCAGGCTCGCACCTGCCTGAAGAGAAGCGGCTTAGTGCCCAGATGGCCAAAAGCCTCCTTGTCTGAGGCCTGGTTAGGAAACCCGAGGGGTTTGGGTGCGGGAAACCGGGGGGCTGTGCTCGGAGGAGGAGGGCAGTGAGGGAAGCGGGCTCAGGCAGGGGAGGAGCTGGACCAGCCAGGGCTCAGCTGCCGGCTCCTTCCTCCTGGTCCCACAGGCTGGAACGTGACTTGTACCCGAGGTAGATGCAACGTGAGGCCAGGTGGCCAGGCACTTATACCGTCATCTTGGGGGCATGTGAAATCTTGCAGATGAAAAGGGGGCCATTGTGGGCCTATCAGCCAGCGTCCCAGCAGCGGGGGATGGGTGTTGTGGGCCCCGCTCCATGTGTCTTGTGCTGTGTGCACGGCTTGGAGCAAATTCCCTTCTTAACCTTTCTTGGAGAAGGCGGCATAATGCAGCAGAAGGTCCTCGAATTAGCCACAATCGCCCTCTGGTGTCCATAATGGGCCACTGCGAGGAGGTGGGGTCCCTTGGGGAATGAGTGTGCTTTCCCGCTTgccccacctgcctctccagccCTGCCCCTACCAGCTGATGCCCAGGCCGCCAGCCCCCTCCCACATTAACCACCTGCCTTGTCCTCCCGCAGCACCTACGTTCCTGTCCCCACGAAGATCAAGGTGAAAAAGAATAAGGTGAGTCAAGGCTCAGGTGCCTCGTCCTCTGAGCTCAGCCTCGCTTTCAAGGCTCTGCGTGAGGACAGAGAGCACCGTCTCCCTGCTCTGCCAGCATCTGGCGGCGGAGAGCCGCTGGGACCCCGGGCTGGTGGGGGTGGTGGACCCCCACTTAGAGAGTGGAGAGACGAACCCTGGAGAGGTTCCCTAAGCCTGGACCCTGGACCTGGAGCACCACCCGGGAGCTTGTCACCAATGCAAATCCTCAGGCCACCCcagatctgctgaatcagaaacgcTAGGTTTTTTCAAGCCCCCAAGGGATGCTGGTGCTGTTcgagaaccactgccctacagCATGAGCATCTCAAAGCCAGACCTCATCACCTGTCTCCATATCTGCATCTTCCCCAGTGGGCCCTGGAATGGGGTTGGCTAAGACGTGGGCAAGGGGCAGACGGATGAAGGAAATGAAGTGTCCACCGCACCAGAGCTTTGCATACACTGTCATGTGTAGATGGAGAGATCAGGTTCAGAGAGGTCAGGTAACTTGCCCAGAGACACACAGCTAGTTCACTGTATGGCTGGAGCTGATGTCTTCCCGATGGTGGCTGTGTGACATTGAGCatgtcacttagcctctctgagcctcggtttcctcatctgtaacatgaggaGAGGGAGAGCTGGCATGTGGGGTCATTTTAGGGACTGGAGATCATTCAGGCCCATGTTAGGCAGAACGGGTGGCTCGGTGCCTTTCTGCAGCATGACAggagtgtccttgtccccagctCATGCTCTTCCCTGGAACCTTCTCCTGCAGCCTCATGTCCCACTCCTTGGCCTCATTTGATTGTACTTCAGATGTCACCTCGTCTGCAAGCCTTCACACCCCAGTGCCTTATCACCttctctgctttgttttctctcCATGGTCTCATCATTCTTTTCTAGCATCCTCTGTGTCTCCGTGATTTAGGTCATGGTCCATCTTTTCCACTAGAACGTAACCCCCCCACCCCGAGTGCAGGGTTATGAGTTCCAGTCACAACAGGGTCCCCTGAGGTTACAATAGCATGTGGCACCTAACACATGCCTGGTATCCTTCTCCAGACCCCTCACCGTGTCCTCCCCTCCCGCAGATCCTGATTTACCACCCAGCCTTCATCAAGTACGTCTTCGACAGCTGGCTGCAGGGCCACGGGCGGTACCCATCCACTGGCATCCTCTCGGTCATCTTCTCACTGCACATCTGTGATGAGGTAGGACCCCCTCTCCCATGCCTGCCTGCGCCCCCCAGGGGGTCGGGGACTGAGGGCTCCTCATTCCGTGTTCTCAAGAGGGGCGGCGAGAGCGCCTGCAGTCAGGCAGACCTCCATCCCCCGTCCCGGCCCCTGCATAGCCTGTCTCTTCTAGAAGCTCCGATCCTGTCTCTACGGTGAGGCTTGCACTGTCTCCCGCACAGGATGTTTTGGGGAGTGGCCGTGTTCTCTTGGTGTGTGAGGTCCCCAGGCAGAGCCTGGCCCAGTAGGTGGAAGCTCAGATCTGGTCTGGGGGCGAAATAAGCATATCTTGCCCCCAGGAGCATATTATAATCGGGGGAGCTGTCTGGGGTTGTGGTTTCGATCTCAGTTGCTCACCAGAATCATCTGTGGAGCTAAATTCCAGCCCCCAGGCCACAGCCCAGCCCACTTCCACCAGAATTCCTGAGATTGGGAACCCGGCACCCAGGGGTTCCACTGTTCACCGAGGTTGAGAATCAGTGATTTTGCCAACCGTGCGTTTCCCATCGTGGACTCGCCTCTCCGTCCGCCAGCCTGGGCCTGGGTTTCCATCAACGATCTGGGGTGCTCGCTGCCCCTGGACAGTGAAGCAGGACGGGGACCACAGTGCCCCCCGCTTCTTCCCTGGCCCTGAGTTCAGGCAGGGCACTCCGCTGTCCCTTCTTGTCACGTACGGCCCATCCCCGCCCTCGCCCCGTCAGGCTCATCATTGGACACCGCAGGGAGGAGGGGTCGAGGGGGTAGCAAGGCCCACCCACCGTCTCTGCCTCGGTTGTTCTGCCACCATCTTCACCCGCCCTTCACCCCAGAAACCATACCTGCCTCTCATCTCCCCACCAAGCCCCTACCTCCAGCTGGCTGGTCACAGAGCCTGTGGGCCTCTGCCTCAGAAATGCTCCTCCCATCCCTTACCGCGTGCTCTGGGGCAGGCCCGTGTCCCTGCTGGCATTTTCGGAAAAGGCTGCACTTGCCACGGAGCTGTCTCCTGCCCCTGGTGGGTCCCCGCCCCTGAAAGCTGTCTGCCACTCTGCGGCCCACATAGCTTTCCCTCTCCCTGGAAGCCCCTCCTCCCGTCCCTTCCTGGTCACCTTCTACTCATTTTTCAAGACCCAGTTCAAGTGTCACTTGGTTGAAAGagctctctctgctctctccGGCTTCCTGCCCCTCTGTCCCCAGTGCTGAGGGAGCCCCGGCGTTAGCCCCTGTCCCCCACGGGGGCTCGGTTGGTGCTTGTTATAATTTAGGAGCGCCAAGGGCTGAGACCTGACTCCTGCCTCCCTGATTGCGCCAGCATCCTCCTGAACTCTGATGGATTTAATGTAACTCCTGGCACagaataagtgctcagtaaaagttTGTCATGCGTAAGAAGCACCCCCCCCCGTGCCCCACCTACCGAACAGTGAGGACCCCTGGACCAGATGGGTGTTAGCCCAAAGGAAGACAAGGATCAGCTCCTACCGCCCACCTCACTGTGGTCATCACTCTTGGCCCCATTTTCCctatgaggaaagtgaggctgagAGAAGTGATTTGGCACTTGCACGGTGTATCAGCaagaggtagagctgggatttggggCAGGCCGCTGGGCTTCGAAGCCCTGCTCCTCAAGCCTTGGAGAAGAGGTTGTGCCTCCCCAGAGGTGGACCCAGTACCCTCAGGGCCACCCACAAGCAGTAGCCTCCCACTGTGCCTTCTGGCATTGGACTTGACTTTTACTCAACTTGCCTTTGCTTCCCAAGCCTCTGGGAGTTCCAGGCTCCTGGAGAGGGGTTTATGTGAATCCTTGGAAGTGGTGTTTACAGAGTCTGAGGGTGCCTGCAGGCTGTCTCTGTTAGCGGGTCCACCTGCAGCCCTGCTGTCCGGTTCTCACCTTTGCTTTGCCCCGGCAGGTGGACTTGTACGGCTTCGGGGCGGACGGCAAAGGTAACTGGCATCACTACTGGGAGAACAACCCGTCGGCGGGGGCTTTTCGAAAGACGGGGGTGCACGACGGGGACTTCGAGTCCAACGTGACGGCCACCTTGGCCTCCATCCACAAAATCCGGATCTTTAAGGGAAGATGACGCTGTGAAGGGCTAAGGGCAGATGCACCAGAGCGCACCTCTCCACATCCAGCCCCAGCTTCTCGCCGGAGCCATTGCGCTCTGGGAACTTGGAGGGCCAGCCTCAGGGGTGTGCCCAAGTGCCCCTCGCAACCTCTTGCACCCCAACATTTGGCAGCATCTACTCAGCAAGGTTGCCGAGCCCTGCCGGGGCTGCAGAGCAAGTCTCAGAACCAGTCTGGGGTGGGGAGACCCCTCTCGCTGCTGTTCCGggctggggaaggtggggagaggtCCAATCCGAAGATTCCCACATTCTGAAGAAGAGGATGGTCTCCTGGGGAGGACTCACAGAGACTCTCCTCTGCTGAGGGGTCCGGGGCCAAAGTCTCTGATTCTCGCTGGGAAGTTCCTGGGTGAGGATGACCCCCAGGACAGCCATGTGGGGCCTCCCTCACATGGTAGGACCACCCCGCCTCCCCTTTCTGCCCAAAGCTCATTTATGATGGCCAGGAAGGGCTCCTCACCCCAAAGGTCTTCAGAGACTCTAAATATCCAGATGTCTCTTTCCCAAGCTGCTGTTCCCTTGAGTAATCAATCTTTGTGGTTATCATGATGGCTGAGAGCAGATCTGACTCCTTCCATGTGCCTTTGTATTGGGGAGAGAGATGCATGCATTTGGCTGAAATGAGGCAAAAGCCCCAACTCGGGAAAGGGGACTGCAGCAGTGCACTCCCCTTACTTTGTAGCTGGGGACAGTTTTCTAGTTCCCTGAGCCAGCGTCTGAGTTGGGACAAAGCTCGGATGATACTTGGCTCCATCCAGAGGCCCATCAGCCATGGACTGTCCATTCTTATTTTCACAGACTGCTGGATTTGGTGCCCGTAACCTTCCAGAGCTGTGCAGGAGGCCGCCGCCAGCCAGCAGTTTCCCCCAGGGGTCTACGCTCTGGGCCAGATCCCTCCTGGCCACCTGTGTGGTGTCCTGGGGGTTGCAGGGTCATCCTAGGAACGTGACCATCAGAGGGGAGAAGTCATACCTCATCCTTCACGTCCCAGCTGCTCTTTCTTCCTTGTCAGCCTTCCTGATTAtttattgttctgtttttaaaattcagctgACATCTGCACTTTGTGACTCAATTGCTCTCGCTTCAGCTGGCAGCTGTGGTATGGGCGCTCAAAGCCAGTTTTGTAGGAATCCTCAGACTTGGGGTACCGTAGTGTTTAGGGCTTGAGGGCTTGCTGGTGGGCAGATCCTGGGGTGTCAGGTTGGTAGGTTTGTAGAATGCTCTGTACCTCCTTCTCTCCCAGTcctgcctttcttctttctcattatgGGCTTAGATTCAGTCTCAGGCTAGGAATCGCCAAACCCAGCAGCACTGTCTTGGGGCCGGGTGGGGAGTAGAGTCACAGGCGTAAAAGGACAGTGATTTTTGGCTCCAGTTGCTGACatttaatcaaaacaaaacaaaacaaaaaaaaccagcccGTTTTTTCTGTCAAGAGTATTTCCTAAAAGGCCACGGATACTTTGAGGAGTTGTGACCatgtcctggtctgggaagccaGGGGGCCACCTCCGTTGCTCCCTGCAGCCCTCTGGATaagccctgccctccccagcctcactttctccctctgcaaatggggagggaggaattaTGAAGGTCACGGACCACAGATGGCAACGGGCATGCACAAGCATCCGTAGAAGTCACACACCACGTTTTGTTTTTCCCCTGAGTCTCCGTATATGAGTATTTTCCTGGGGACAGGTTCCAGTTTTTATTCGATTCTCAAAGATTCAGGATCcagaaagtgttttttaaaagctaacaaacaaaaacctgttcCAGCTTTAAAATTCTGCAAAATTGAAGACCCTCTTGACTGAGAAAAGGCTTGTAAATTGCTGTGAGGTCATTATTCCGAACATAAATCCTCAGAGGCTAGAGCTCATGGGAGTACTTGACGTGAAGAATTCAGCAAACGTGTTGGTCGGCTGATTAATCCCAGGGACAAACCTTGCAGAAAGGGACACTGGCGCAGGGAGCGGTGCGGGCTGACCCCTgagctctctctccccttctcctgaaAGCCAAGTCTGTTCAGGGTGATGGGGTCAGAGGGAGCACTCAGCTTTCCTGGATGTGCTGAGTCAGGTTCCCAGAGCAGACAGGTGTCCACAGCTGAGCTGCACGCCACCTGGGTCGGCCGCCTGGTCCCCACTCCACCTCTCCTTCCCACCAGGCTGTTCACTGTGAGATGCCTTTCAGCCCTtggatcccattttacagatgagaaaagcaaCGCCAGAGAAGGAAAGTGATTGCAAAAGTGAACCAATTGTGAAACAGATTTTGAGCCAAAATAGGGTGTTCTTGGCTCCACGCTATAACATCTAGAGGTGGGCTTTCCCAGCCAGGCTCATCCAGCCCCTCAAAGAACTGTAGTCGCTGTAGGTTTCGGACTACAAGCCTCTCACCACCGGGCTTCGTTGTCAGGCTGCCCGCGGTGGCCCGAGGCAAGCGGTAACCTCGGCCTTCTCACACCGTCCTTCCGGTGGAGGAGATAGCATCATGCTCTCCCAGAGCTGGGGCAGATATCATCTTATGGCTTCACAACGGCCACCTAACCGAATGCAGCCAGCCATTGTGGCCGGGATCAACGCACCATTGCCTTAAACCAGCGGGGCCCACGCCGGGGTGAAGGTGGCCGAGAACTGGACAAGGGTGTTTCCCACGGGGATTTGGCCATCAGTGGAGGACGAGAAGCACCCACACGGGGAGGCTCCTGCATGAACGGTGTACGCAGTCGGGTTCCCCGGGGCTCCGGgatcccagcccagggctctgtcCACTCCGCGGGCAGAGAGCTCCTTGGAGACCAGCCCCGGGCACGAAGCAGAGATGTCTCTGCCTGCAACCATCAATGCTGAGCCTGAAGCCGAAAGGCTGAACTGATGAGGGAGAGAGATGTCACCAACATCCCAGACATCTGACTCCCCCAGGGAGTAAGTCGGCTGCTTTCTCAGCTGGAGCAAAGCAGTGCCTGCAGCCACATGACCCCTGGAGCCCCTGCTCTCACCCACCTGTAGGGGAACAAAGGAGCGTGGGTTTGTAGTAAtctggggaagagaagaaagttCTTGAATTGATGCCTTTTGAAACCCTGGCTTCATCAGGCATCGTCCAGCAAACCACGTGGGCTGGGCTTAGTGGGAGAAGCCAGATCCAAGGAAATAGGACCTAAAAGAAGCCAGGTAAGAAGGGGGCAGGTGATTTTTGTCacggggagtgggggtgggttcAGGGACCTGATGGCATCCCAGGCTCTGCCGTGGCCAGAAGGGCCAGCAAGAGGCCAATCCTACCTCGACGCAATCTGGGCCTCTGGATCAAAGGTGGAACAGAATCACAGAGAATATTTAGAACTGTGATGTTTGCTTTAACTGTTCTCTTCAAGGCAGCCTGAAcccaaaggaaaaatggaaaactgaaaagagctcactctctctctcatgGTTGTGGTCGGAAATGCTTTCTCCAGGGAAGCCAAAGACGGCTGGACTCCAGCCACGTGCCATCAGGGACTGGCAACTGTCCTTGCTCCTCCAAAGAGTTCAGAGATATCACTGTGTCCATCATGGACATCTGGTTTGCAGCAGACGTGGCCTCAGGCCACTGGCTGGTCATCCTCTCCTGGGGTCTGAGCTAACAAGTTTTGATCCCTCCTCGGGGGCAGTCCACGACAcctctgcaaaaaaaaagaagagggtgtAGGAGGAACAGCGGGCCAGGCAAAACAGCATCACATAGTCTGTCCTTACCCAAAGCACTGCATTTCCTACAAGCAGCCAGCCTCTGGCCTCCTGTTTCCCTCCCAGACCATCAGAGGTCCGTACTCGTGTTGAACTTGACCCCGTTGCTCAGCTTCTGAACTGCCATTGTCGCCCTCCTGCCCAACATCCTGGTCCAGACATCAGCTTTAACCTGGGAGCCCTCACTGGGCCCCGGTAGGATGGACATGGGTGCACCATCACGTTAGCACTTAACTGAATTCATGTCAAAGCCAAAGTTTCCTGAgcactttttcttctttgcaaTCTTGTTGGGTTGGTTAGTGGTGTTTTAAAATCTGCTTCCTTTGCCCCCCTTTGCCTCACTCCGATGTTTTGCAGCTAAGTGTTTGTTCATCTGGATGCTTTTTGAATGAAGTTGGCAAGAGTCTGCCTTCCTCAGCCTCTGCTCTGTttcttacttttaatttattgttgaACATTTCCAATGATCCGAATCAAAGTGAATAAAAAAGAGCTATTTTATTGTTTGGGTGTGTCTGTCGTTTTTCTGTGAGGGCTGTACC belongs to Balaenoptera ricei isolate mBalRic1 chromosome 17, mBalRic1.hap2, whole genome shotgun sequence and includes:
- the ST3GAL1 gene encoding CMP-N-acetylneuraminate-beta-galactosamide-alpha-2,3-sialyltransferase 1 isoform X2; this encodes MATMRKRTLKALTFLILFIFLTSFFLNYSHTMVATTWFPKQMVLELSENFRRLVNYPHRPCTCARCIGQREVSAWFDERFNRSLQPLLTAKNALLEEDTYNWWLRLQREKQPSNLNDTIKELFQVVPGNVDPLLEKSLVGCRRCAVVGNSGNLRESWYGPQIDSHDFVLRMNKAPTAGFEADVGSKTTHHLVYPESFRELAENVSMVLVPFKTTDLQWVISATTTGTISHTYVPVPTKIKVKKNKILIYHPAFIKYVFDSWLQGHGRYPSTGILSVIFSLHICDEVDLYGFGADGKDCWIWCP
- the ST3GAL1 gene encoding CMP-N-acetylneuraminate-beta-galactosamide-alpha-2,3-sialyltransferase 1 isoform X1, coding for MATMRKRTLKALTFLILFIFLTSFFLNYSHTMVATTWFPKQMVLELSENFRRLVNYPHRPCTCARCIGQREVSAWFDERFNRSLQPLLTAKNALLEEDTYNWWLRLQREKQPSNLNDTIKELFQVVPGNVDPLLEKSLVGCRRCAVVGNSGNLRESWYGPQIDSHDFVLRMNKAPTAGFEADVGSKTTHHLVYPESFRELAENVSMVLVPFKTTDLQWVISATTTGTISHTYVPVPTKIKVKKNKILIYHPAFIKYVFDSWLQGHGRYPSTGILSVIFSLHICDEVDLYGFGADGKGNWHHYWENNPSAGAFRKTGVHDGDFESNVTATLASIHKIRIFKGR